In Alteromonas mediterranea DE, a single genomic region encodes these proteins:
- the pssA gene encoding CDP-diacylglycerol--serine O-phosphatidyltransferase, with protein sequence MSEQKRKGIYLLPNLLTTAGLFSGFFAVVSSMNGRFEAAAVAIFVAMIFDGLDGRVARMTNTQSDFGAEYDSMADMVSFGMAPALVAYNWGLTELGKLGWLAAFVYVAGAALRLARFNTQVGIADKRFFQGLASPAAAAVVSGLVWVGVEYDAVGTDYGLLVAAVTGLAGLLMVSNFKYNSFKEVNWHGKVPFVGLLLVLLIFVVVATEPALVLFLVFALYALAGPINTFRTVDKVTLDDVVGDHEEDADFKGDAKREDEHQENK encoded by the coding sequence ATGTCTGAACAAAAACGTAAAGGGATATACTTACTTCCCAATTTATTAACAACAGCAGGTTTGTTTTCAGGTTTCTTCGCTGTTGTGTCGTCTATGAACGGCCGCTTCGAAGCTGCCGCTGTTGCTATATTTGTAGCTATGATTTTTGATGGCCTCGATGGTCGTGTAGCACGAATGACAAATACGCAAAGTGACTTTGGTGCTGAATATGACTCTATGGCCGACATGGTTTCATTTGGTATGGCGCCAGCACTCGTGGCTTATAACTGGGGGTTAACAGAGCTTGGTAAATTGGGCTGGTTAGCCGCTTTCGTCTATGTGGCGGGCGCAGCACTTCGTCTTGCACGCTTTAATACGCAGGTGGGAATAGCTGACAAACGTTTCTTCCAAGGTCTTGCTAGCCCAGCTGCTGCGGCAGTTGTTTCCGGGCTTGTATGGGTTGGCGTAGAATACGATGCGGTTGGTACTGACTACGGCTTATTAGTTGCAGCAGTTACAGGCCTAGCTGGCCTCCTTATGGTGAGTAACTTCAAATATAACTCCTTTAAAGAAGTTAACTGGCATGGCAAAGTTCCTTTTGTAGGTCTATTGCTGGTGCTTCTCATATTTGTCGTTGTTGCAACCGAGCCAGCACTGGTACTTTTCTTAGTATTTGCACTTTATGCGCTGGCAGGTCCAATTAATACATTTAGAACCGTTGATAAAGTAACGTTAGATGATGTAGTAGGCGATCACGAAGAAGACGCGGATTTTAAAGGTGATGCTAAGCGGGAAGATGAGCATCAAGAAAATAAGTAG
- the xdp1 gene encoding exosortase-dependent surface protein XDP1, whose translation MLLLPKHFSLQTVLLLSTALLSSIIVNPASATYYNNHNYSYCGSSSNNSDQSKVCNSPLGEHTYDLVSDGVYNSIETTKSSVSVNGVNISMSAFSDTNNVTGETVVGAELEKISDKWAYGVTNNDEAWYNGSSDHAIDNLNYYYEGSKNAYYSGMTNVERDYDFVLLSFDSAVTLTGASFSWLYSSNDSQVSVAALSDTSKLTSGINTWGDIVADALTSASFDIENCEYLDHRADFTFTESAQYWLVGAYNTVFGKTTDGRIGNDAFKLANIGFSISETAGTPDTTEVSEPGTIGLLMACSLFVIWRRKKLV comes from the coding sequence ATGCTATTACTTCCAAAACACTTTTCTTTGCAAACTGTGCTTTTACTTTCCACGGCATTGCTATCTTCGATTATCGTTAATCCAGCATCTGCTACATACTACAATAACCACAACTATTCTTACTGCGGCTCATCAAGTAACAATAGCGACCAAAGCAAAGTATGTAACTCCCCCCTTGGCGAGCATACTTATGACCTAGTAAGTGATGGTGTGTATAACAGTATTGAAACCACTAAATCATCGGTGAGTGTTAATGGCGTTAATATATCAATGTCTGCGTTCTCGGATACAAATAATGTCACTGGCGAGACCGTCGTTGGTGCCGAGTTGGAAAAAATATCTGATAAATGGGCTTATGGCGTTACCAACAATGATGAAGCTTGGTATAACGGTAGCTCTGACCATGCTATTGATAACCTCAACTACTATTACGAGGGTAGTAAAAATGCCTATTATAGTGGAATGACCAATGTCGAACGAGACTATGATTTTGTATTGCTATCGTTTGACTCTGCGGTAACACTGACTGGCGCCAGCTTTTCTTGGCTTTACAGCAGTAACGATAGCCAAGTATCTGTAGCGGCATTAAGCGATACTTCGAAATTGACCTCGGGTATTAATACTTGGGGTGATATCGTAGCCGATGCATTAACGTCAGCGTCGTTTGATATAGAAAACTGCGAATATTTAGACCACCGCGCAGACTTTACGTTCACTGAGTCGGCCCAGTATTGGTTGGTGGGTGCATACAACACTGTATTTGGTAAAACAACTGACGGAAGAATAGGTAACGACGCGTTTAAACTTGCGAATATCGGTTTCTCTATCTCAGAAACAGCGGGTACACCAGATACCACCGAAGTGTCTGAACCTGGAACTATCGGCCTACTCATGGCCTGCTCACTCTTCGTCATATGGCGCCGCAAAAAACTTGTTTAA
- the xdp1 gene encoding exosortase-dependent surface protein XDP1 — protein MKKLIPLFVLFALHVSSLKAEDTLVKEYSYDLMSHSSSDVLNPLGIDIDGVNVTLSAWADTATSSQTDVQWQCRRWACYPRQVTVTHDLDTVESATAQLVNGWGYGIRNDLESRGSHQTIDNYGESINGTFVDSFEYLLFSFDSEVNISQIDFGWHAGYDQQVSVVSIANSAEIESASWSSIVSNQTTLNAISASFNIVGSQNNGSANLQSLSNTYSNYWLVGAYNKTFGDIGGHDYNDAFKISSIQFESKLTPPPRQVSEPGALALMSLGLGLVLYRRKRRV, from the coding sequence ATGAAAAAATTAATTCCTCTGTTTGTTTTATTTGCGCTACATGTTAGTTCCCTGAAAGCCGAAGATACGCTTGTTAAAGAGTATTCATATGACCTTATGTCACATAGCTCTTCAGACGTATTAAACCCTTTAGGGATTGATATAGACGGTGTGAATGTAACGCTATCCGCATGGGCGGATACTGCAACTTCATCACAGACTGATGTTCAATGGCAATGTCGGCGATGGGCATGTTATCCAAGGCAAGTCACAGTCACTCATGATCTTGACACTGTAGAATCTGCAACAGCACAACTTGTCAACGGCTGGGGATATGGAATAAGAAATGACCTGGAGTCTAGAGGCAGTCATCAAACCATCGATAACTATGGTGAAAGTATAAACGGAACGTTTGTAGATTCCTTCGAATATCTGCTATTTTCTTTTGACTCAGAAGTAAACATCTCTCAAATCGATTTCGGATGGCACGCAGGTTATGATCAACAAGTGTCTGTTGTATCAATCGCTAATTCGGCTGAGATAGAATCTGCCTCGTGGAGTTCTATTGTTTCAAACCAAACAACGCTTAACGCTATCTCTGCTTCTTTCAACATCGTTGGAAGCCAAAATAATGGGTCTGCAAATCTACAATCGTTAAGTAATACATATTCTAATTATTGGCTAGTGGGCGCTTACAATAAGACCTTCGGAGACATTGGTGGGCACGACTATAATGATGCTTTCAAAATATCATCAATTCAATTTGAAAGTAAGCTAACCCCACCACCTAGACAAGTAAGTGAACCTGGTGCTTTAGCTTTAATGAGCTTAGGTTTAGGTCTTGTTCTTTATAGACGTAAGCGTCGCGTTTAA
- the dld gene encoding D-lactate dehydrogenase, whose translation MQSAPIINAFKRVLGESNIAVGQRQTEHYRKGWRSGEGEALAVLFPHTLMQYWEALKVCVEYNCIIIMQAAKTGLTEGSTPSGEDYDRPVVVINTLAMDDIVLLNKGKQVLSFPGATLFKLEKVLKPLGRAPHSVIGSSCLGASIVGGVANNSGGALVKRGPAYTELSLFAHVDQNGELTLVNHLGIDLGETPEEIIGNLSSGNFPTTLPTTEKKASASDYVHIVRDVNADTPSRFNADPTRLYEASGCAGKIAVFAVRLDTFEVPTKEQTFYIGTNDAAVLTRIRREILSQFDNVPEVGEYLHREMFDIADIYGKDTILSVQRLGTDSLPKMFALKGRVDGVLNKLPLLPPYFSDRVMQFGSKFFPDQIPQSLRTFRNKYEHHLILKMSDGGIEEAKALLSKLFTQEQLDGGYIECSDEEAAKAFLLRFAAAGAAVRYQTLHHKQVGDILALDIALRRNDEFWVEKLPAHIAMHVEKPLYYGHFFCHVFHQDYILKKGSDAKKVKADMLALLDSRGAKYPAEHNVGHLYEAEDTLQQFYRELDPTNTFNPGIGKMEKHKRNCSCCV comes from the coding sequence CAAAGGGTGGCGCTCTGGTGAAGGTGAGGCATTAGCCGTCCTTTTTCCGCATACGCTAATGCAGTATTGGGAAGCACTTAAAGTTTGCGTTGAGTATAATTGTATTATCATCATGCAGGCCGCGAAAACGGGGTTAACAGAAGGCTCTACGCCAAGCGGTGAGGATTACGACAGGCCAGTAGTGGTTATTAATACTTTAGCCATGGATGACATCGTGTTGCTAAACAAAGGAAAGCAGGTTTTAAGTTTTCCTGGAGCAACGTTATTTAAGCTTGAAAAGGTATTAAAACCACTGGGGCGTGCGCCGCATTCCGTAATTGGCTCTTCGTGTTTAGGGGCATCTATCGTTGGTGGTGTTGCCAATAACTCAGGGGGAGCACTAGTAAAGAGGGGGCCCGCGTATACAGAGTTATCGTTGTTTGCCCACGTAGACCAGAACGGCGAACTCACGCTTGTTAATCATCTAGGCATAGACTTAGGCGAAACGCCTGAAGAAATCATTGGAAATTTGTCGTCGGGCAATTTTCCTACAACGCTACCTACTACGGAAAAAAAAGCGTCAGCGAGTGATTATGTGCACATAGTTCGCGACGTAAACGCCGATACTCCAAGCCGTTTTAATGCTGACCCCACACGTCTTTATGAAGCAAGTGGCTGTGCCGGGAAAATTGCCGTGTTTGCGGTACGCCTTGATACCTTTGAAGTACCTACAAAAGAGCAGACGTTTTATATTGGAACAAACGATGCTGCCGTACTTACGCGCATTCGACGAGAAATTCTGTCGCAGTTCGACAACGTGCCAGAAGTCGGAGAATATCTTCATAGAGAAATGTTCGATATTGCTGATATCTACGGTAAAGATACTATTTTGAGCGTTCAGCGTTTAGGCACAGATTCGTTACCCAAAATGTTCGCGTTAAAAGGGCGGGTGGATGGCGTGCTGAATAAGCTACCACTACTACCACCTTATTTTAGTGACAGGGTAATGCAGTTTGGCAGTAAGTTCTTTCCTGACCAGATACCGCAAAGTTTGAGAACTTTCCGCAACAAGTACGAGCATCACTTAATCCTTAAAATGAGCGATGGTGGTATTGAAGAGGCAAAAGCACTGCTATCAAAGCTGTTTACGCAAGAGCAATTAGACGGTGGGTATATTGAGTGTAGCGACGAAGAGGCCGCCAAGGCGTTTTTACTACGATTTGCCGCCGCGGGCGCAGCGGTGCGTTATCAAACTTTACACCATAAGCAGGTGGGGGACATATTAGCCTTAGATATTGCTTTAAGGCGTAACGATGAGTTCTGGGTAGAAAAGCTGCCAGCGCATATCGCTATGCATGTAGAAAAGCCCCTTTATTACGGCCATTTCTTTTGTCATGTTTTCCATCAAGATTACATACTTAAAAAGGGCAGCGACGCTAAAAAAGTAAAAGCGGACATGTTGGCGTTACTAGATAGCAGAGGCGCTAAGTACCCCGCAGAGCATAATGTTGGGCATCTATATGAAGCGGAGGACACTCTGCAGCAGTTTTACAGAGAGCTAGATCCTACCAATACCTTTAACCCAGGCATTGGTAAGATGGAGAAGCATAAACGCAATTGTTCATGCTGTGTTTAG
- the prsT gene encoding XrtA/PEP-CTERM system TPR-repeat protein PrsT, translating to MDFFNNKKRVVHRAIISAVASSLIVFNSFATTSEDYEKALTAFNQNEYDEAYIHLKNSLQKDPENLAAKILMGEILLINGYLTAAEMEFVEALEMGADINLLAEPLGNTWLFLNRYQEIVDFSDLNKLSGEAEREWLMIRATACIRLEDEQCALRDYNTIVSRTPNFVPAINGLASIALQNEDLPKATSLVDKAMSLEPENAITWRLKGQLSYRQGDTDAATAHLQKALTFNRDDPIALRNLVDLYLEAKDYDTAKLFVDEIIEDTPNDPLAILLNSWLQSRDNQQAIDNEKLKELNDFMAQLDPELITSQPMLLYISGLTNFFNNNMETAAKDFSAYLQQEPEDLQAVLMLSQVYMATQQDKQALALLERHQDALMEDPDSALLLGDLFIRQNKAFKAERLLQNLEYKYPNENKLQLFKIKLMAARGKQAEALSILEKNLPAYKDNAGFLFTYSLMNLQAQQFENALKGANLLSELFPDEAEVYNLKAGILIRQGQLAEAKANIEKALAQNPTLFPAKFNLAATESRLGNVDTSNQLIEELLELSPQHNETLMLKAFNLTKAGNVDEAKQIYLDILTLNPSNIGARERVSSLYQQQGDTKNALYHLDLLIKDDFDNADYLLRKAALQLGNNQRADAEKTLSIARNFINDDAGKLIAYADQARSIGNDEDALDAMARAYEIANSSTFVTLRYTSLLLDLQNNDKAQSLLTSIPKDQQQNPVYHFLKGRLEANKGKNDRAIAAFEKALDVDSTFAQAFIAIYNYALNEQFVDVFLNTARKLIAENENNLLAKNLLAQYLFFIQEFDESIALYKALIEEPNLLNPAEAYNRLAIMHIETSLVTAKNYARQAYELQPNSAKILDTYGHIKALQGDYEGSLKMLRDAFARDANDPNIRYHLGYTLAKLNRIEEAKKELEYAVNVERPFFRRPQARALLESL from the coding sequence ATGGATTTTTTTAATAATAAAAAGCGTGTTGTGCATCGCGCTATTATCTCTGCAGTTGCCTCATCGTTAATCGTATTCAACAGTTTTGCTACTACATCAGAAGACTATGAGAAGGCCCTCACCGCATTTAATCAAAACGAGTACGATGAAGCCTATATTCACCTTAAAAATAGCTTACAAAAAGACCCAGAAAACTTGGCTGCAAAGATATTAATGGGCGAAATATTGCTTATTAATGGCTACTTAACTGCAGCCGAAATGGAGTTTGTAGAAGCGCTGGAAATGGGTGCTGATATCAATCTCCTTGCAGAACCCCTAGGCAACACCTGGCTGTTTCTTAACAGGTACCAAGAAATTGTAGATTTCTCTGATTTAAACAAGCTCTCTGGTGAAGCAGAGCGCGAGTGGCTGATGATTCGTGCAACAGCGTGCATCAGACTAGAAGACGAACAATGTGCATTGCGCGACTACAACACTATTGTGTCACGTACGCCTAACTTTGTGCCAGCCATAAATGGGTTAGCTTCCATTGCCCTTCAAAATGAAGATTTACCGAAAGCGACCTCCCTTGTCGACAAGGCTATGTCACTAGAGCCTGAGAACGCCATAACATGGCGCTTGAAAGGGCAACTTTCGTACCGACAGGGTGATACTGACGCAGCAACGGCACACTTACAAAAAGCGCTGACATTTAACCGCGACGACCCTATAGCGCTGCGAAATCTAGTGGACTTGTATTTAGAAGCGAAAGACTATGATACGGCCAAGCTATTCGTTGATGAAATTATTGAAGACACGCCAAACGATCCTTTGGCCATTTTACTTAATAGCTGGTTGCAAAGCAGAGACAACCAACAAGCTATCGACAACGAAAAGCTTAAAGAGCTTAACGACTTTATGGCGCAGCTCGACCCTGAGCTTATAACCTCGCAGCCTATGCTGCTTTATATAAGCGGTCTAACCAACTTCTTCAACAACAACATGGAGACTGCAGCAAAAGATTTTAGCGCTTATCTGCAACAAGAGCCGGAAGATTTGCAGGCGGTATTAATGCTGAGCCAAGTTTATATGGCTACACAGCAGGATAAGCAAGCGCTTGCGCTGCTTGAGCGTCATCAAGATGCACTAATGGAAGACCCTGACTCAGCATTGCTATTAGGTGATTTGTTTATTCGTCAAAACAAAGCATTTAAAGCTGAGCGCCTTTTGCAAAACCTTGAATACAAGTACCCGAATGAAAACAAGCTTCAGCTATTTAAAATCAAATTAATGGCTGCAAGGGGTAAGCAAGCCGAAGCCTTGAGTATTCTTGAGAAGAACCTACCTGCTTACAAAGATAACGCAGGCTTTCTTTTCACTTATTCATTGATGAATTTACAAGCACAGCAGTTTGAAAACGCACTAAAAGGTGCCAACCTGCTTAGCGAACTGTTTCCCGACGAAGCTGAAGTGTACAACCTAAAAGCGGGCATTTTGATTAGACAGGGTCAATTGGCGGAAGCTAAAGCCAATATCGAAAAAGCGCTCGCGCAGAACCCTACCCTCTTTCCGGCTAAATTCAATTTGGCCGCGACAGAAAGTCGCTTAGGAAACGTGGATACGTCTAATCAGTTAATAGAAGAACTTCTTGAGCTGTCACCGCAGCATAATGAAACCTTAATGCTGAAAGCGTTCAACTTGACCAAAGCGGGTAATGTAGATGAAGCGAAGCAAATTTACCTTGATATATTAACGCTTAATCCTTCGAATATCGGAGCGAGAGAGCGCGTTTCATCTTTATATCAGCAACAAGGCGATACAAAGAATGCACTGTATCATTTAGACCTGCTTATTAAAGATGACTTTGACAATGCTGACTACCTTCTTCGTAAAGCAGCGCTTCAGTTAGGGAATAACCAGCGTGCTGATGCCGAGAAAACACTGAGCATTGCAAGAAATTTCATAAACGACGATGCAGGTAAGTTAATTGCCTATGCCGACCAAGCTCGTAGCATTGGCAACGATGAAGACGCTTTAGATGCTATGGCACGTGCTTATGAAATAGCGAATTCAAGTACTTTTGTTACGTTGCGCTACACTAGTCTGCTATTAGACCTACAAAACAACGACAAAGCACAGTCTTTACTAACGAGCATTCCTAAAGACCAGCAGCAAAACCCGGTCTATCATTTCTTGAAAGGTCGTTTAGAAGCAAATAAGGGCAAAAATGATCGTGCAATCGCGGCTTTCGAAAAAGCACTGGACGTAGACTCTACGTTTGCTCAAGCGTTTATTGCTATATACAACTATGCACTGAACGAACAGTTCGTCGATGTATTTTTGAATACTGCTCGCAAACTCATTGCTGAAAATGAGAATAACCTGCTAGCAAAAAATCTGTTGGCTCAGTACTTATTCTTTATTCAAGAATTTGACGAATCGATAGCGCTTTATAAAGCGCTTATTGAGGAGCCGAACCTTCTCAACCCCGCCGAAGCCTATAACCGTTTGGCTATCATGCATATTGAAACGTCGCTGGTTACGGCAAAAAACTATGCCCGACAAGCTTACGAATTGCAGCCTAATTCAGCCAAAATACTGGATACTTACGGGCATATTAAAGCGCTGCAAGGAGATTACGAAGGCAGTCTTAAAATGCTTCGAGATGCCTTTGCCAGGGATGCTAACGACCCAAATATTCGCTACCACCTAGGCTATACCCTCGCTAAACTAAATAGAATTGAGGAAGCGAAGAAAGAGCTAGAGTATGCAGTAAATGTAGAGCGCCCTTTCTTTAGGCGTCCACAAGCTAGAGCATTATTAGAGAGCCTATAG